The nucleotide window AGTTCTACTCGTTTTATTTGTTCAGTAACTGAATATTGCAATCTGTAGATATGATAAATCTAGaattgaataataaattttcCATTTAATAGTGCAAGCTATGAACTGATATTCATGTCATCGTAGTAATAAGTATGAATAGGAATATGAATGGACATGAATGAACATGATTCCATGATACGCACACAAAGTATATTAAAATGGAGAAAGTCTTGCTGCCCCCTAACACTCTTAATATATTTACGGACTTGTTAATCGAAAGaaattaagcattttttttcttcttagatACTGTGTAGCTGAAATATGAGTGGCTCTTTTTCACCCAATTCATCCTTATGTATTCTGTAAAAACTTGTTGGCCAGGACCTTAACACTAGAAgaggaaaaaattaaaaaaaaaaaaacagaaagtaGTGTAAAAGTATCCCTTTATCATATATTGCAAGAGTAATTTATTTAGGTTCTCTTACACAATATATTAGGACAAAAACTTGGTATCATCATCAATTTTGCAATGTGCATCAGATACCATCGGTAACAAACTCTCAAATTTGTAAACATTGAACACTACTAGCTTAATCACATAGTATACCCTTTTGATATATTAAGGCACAGAATCCTATCTCTAAGTTTTAATACAGCTATTTCTAGAcggaaaacgaaaaagaaaaatgaaaacaaataatCCTTTATTTTCCATCTTCTAATGTGTAAGTCTTGGGCAAAGACAAATCATCACATAATAGAACAAgcatttggattttcttcactGAAGATCTGTGGTGCATGGACTTGTCCCATGTAAAATGACCCATAGTTGTAGTCATAGCCATAACCACCATTATATGGCATCAATGTTGGGGACTCCATTTTGTTCTGCTTCAATTTTCCCTCCccatcaccatcaccaccactctttttcttgttctttccacCAGCTAtaattccttctttttctttgcctttgtctttgtctttctctttctctttagcTTTAGCTTTGTCAGCATCCTTATTGTCCTTCCTAGGAGGGACAACTTCGACCTTCCTCTTGAGCCTGTTGGTCAAGCTCCCCACCAGAGCTTTGGCGTCCATTGTTCCCTTCACCGTCACAGTTTCCTTCTCCTTGTCTATAGCCACGTCATTAACACCTTTGATCTTGAAGATGGTGTTCTGAATCCTCTCAATGCAGCCTTGGCAATGTAATGCCACCTTCAACACCACTGTTGTCACTGGAGCctattccattttttttatgataattagtcactaacaaaaataaatccaaatagAATGTGAGTTATGTTAGTACATGAGCAAAAGCACCATCAACATTACTACAATTCTCAAAACTAACAAATTCTAACCATCTACGTTTACATAATTCATTTCGTTCAAAATTGAAACTAAATCCACTTACATTTGCCAAAATAAACAAACTCCGGCTATAATAATACAACAAATGCTCAAGCACCCTTAATAAATTAAAGGGTAAATTATCCTCTCTCATACATGATCACATAATAGGTCAATTCTCTACACTTTTGAGTTTTGAGACATGAAATAAGCACTCTTTTACCCAATTTTAACTATATTTaaagtttagaaaaaaaaaggaacttATGGAACACATATTAGGTGTAATATAAGAATGTGCAattatttttcaagttttatactcctataataatagaaatgatattatctataatttaaatatgacactctaaattcaaataaaatatgcaaataagtttattttattttataaacatGTGTATATGACTATATTTAGACCTATTATAAGAGAGGATAATCTACCTTCCTATTTCTATTGTGAACAATTgccttataataataataattaaatatacattaaaattaactacCAAAATATGTAGTTTAATTTGTATTTCAATGTGCATTTTCTACATATAACTAATTTTGATGGATGATTTTAGTATATacctaaataataataataataataataatacaaaaatattattcaaaaaattataattatatataatagcaCTCCACAAAGTAATGATGAGTGAATCAgagtaataaaaaaaacaccTAAAAATTTCGTTAATGTTATACTGTGATAACTGATAAGCTAAAAATCCACAAATATTTGAAGAGAGAGCAGCAAAAGTGGGCATGGATGAGAATGTTATAGGACAAAAAagttacttttttcttttttatgtaaGAGATAAACAAAAGTAAAGttaaaccaaaaagaaaattaaataattaaaagtcaGAGCTACTTATGGAGAATGCtctcttcctttttcctttCAAGGTCACTTTAAATTCAAAGCTTTGAAAAGGGTAAAGATGAAAACTCACAAAAGGGATATGTATAaccttattattataattataaccTGAAACATTGTTCCTTtatgaataatatattaattattattaaggtATATATTCCTATGTTTGCCAAATGGTTCTTACTTATTATTAATTGCAATCACTTTCAAACTCATCTATATATCTTTTTGGGATTTTCAAATTCAAGCCCttaattcccttttttttaGTTCCATAGAATATAACTACTTATCTTATTATGGAATCTACCAACCATAATAATctccttcatcatcatcatcttcttcaagACCAACAAAAACCAcatgataataataatgttgaGGCTTGTTCTTCATCTTGCTATGGTGTTGGAAGCAGCCATTCTTGGAGCTCACCAAATACAACTATGTAAGTTGTTCATTCCTTCATGTAATTGATGCTTCTTCATATTCATCATTAATATTAAGTTTTCTTAAAAgggttttattttcttaattaacaATTACATCTACATATTTCTTTGGTCTTATCAACATGCATCATAACAAAAAAATCCATTGACCATTTTGTATTAATAAATATGTGTAAGTAATTGCTAAAATGTATTAATGATGCATATATTCATTGTATTAGGGATGGTGATGATAACTTGAAGATCCAAGATTATTTAGGTTACAATAATAATGAAGAGAACAAAGATATGATGATGAGTAATGGGAGGCTCTTAATGAAGAACCTTTCTCAAGAAGAGCAATATTACTCCACTTCTTCCACTAATGCACAAAGTCATTATCATAATTATATTGgtggtaataataataataataataataatattaataaggCCTATATTAGTATATATCCAACCATAAATGTCTCAAATTTGAACCACCCATCAGCAGAAATTTCTTCAAGCATAATGCATCATCATCAGCCCTTAGATCTGTTAACCTcaacaacaacatcatcatcttcaaaggatcatcatcatcatcatggtcTTAATGGTCAATTATTTACAGAAAACCTTTTCCATAATATTATTGGTCTTGATGATCATCATATGCAGCACTCCACTACTAGTATTGTAagtatttctaatttttctttatttatttcttcCTCCGTcaagtaaattaataaaacatatatacaaAGGGTAAATTCATTTAAGTTTACCAACATTAgctaatattattaataagtcatagatataataataata belongs to Arachis duranensis cultivar V14167 unplaced genomic scaffold, aradu.V14167.gnm2.J7QH unplaced_Scaffold_185025, whole genome shotgun sequence and includes:
- the LOC107472590 gene encoding heavy metal-associated isoprenylated plant protein 3-like, which encodes MDAKALVGSLTNRLKRKVEVVPPRKDNKDADKAKAKEKEKDKDKGKEKEGIIAGGKNKKKSGGDGDGEGKLKQNKMESPTLMPYNGGYGYDYNYGSFYMGQVHAPQIFSEENPNACSIM
- the LOC107472591 gene encoding uncharacterized protein LOC107472591, with the translated sequence MESTNHNNLLHHHHLLQDQQKPHDNNNVEACSSSCYGVGSSHSWSSPNTTMDGDDNLKIQDYLGYNNNEENKDMMMSNGRLLMKNLSQEEQYYSTSSTNAQSHYHNYIGGNNNNNNNNINKAYISIYPTINVSNLNHPSAEISSSIMHHHQPLDLLTSTTTSSSSKDHHHHHGLNGQLFTENLFHNIIGLDDHHMQHSTTSI